A window from Eretmochelys imbricata isolate rEreImb1 chromosome 23, rEreImb1.hap1, whole genome shotgun sequence encodes these proteins:
- the DMPK gene encoding myotonin-protein kinase produces MSAEVRLKQLESLALDRSFLGLETLLDLLLCVSHELGASPLAHEKYIAEFLRWAEPVTARIKELQLQRDDFEILKVIGRGAFSEVAVVKMKRTSQVYAMKIMNKWDMLKRGEVSCFREERDVLVNGDKRWITQLHFAFQDENYLYLVMEYYVGGDLLTLLSKFGDRIPLDMARFYLAEMVMAIDSIHRLGYVHRDIKPDNILLDRCGHIRLGDFGSCLKLREDGTICSSVAVGTPDYLSPEILQAVEDGSHSYGTECDWWSLGVFAYEMFFGHTPFFADSIVETYGKIIHFKEHFRFPLSAPDVPDDARALIQGLLCPRETRLGRNGVRDFREHPFFAGVDWEGLRAFTPPFAPEFANATDTSNFDVVDDCLTDMETLSDVLESSPLGVHLPFVGFSYTSTSLKQNEPGDRGREIAMELECDRGRPPQEQPPNLPPEDLACKAPDGQKLDLAAFLELQAAFESELHTREGLRQELSMVKVANQTFASRLQEAESRNLELEAQIKRLEAQIEGMKPPGEEAAVGRPPGCGAPWPCRTEHPADQGGTMAARLCEYPLVVPLYRHLLLFSRVPRPCITKAGYLLLCTGGFGLVVPGQDPGEPS; encoded by the exons CCGAGCCAGTGACCGCCCGGATCAAGGAGCTGCAGCTGCAGAGAGATGACTTTGAGATCCTGAAGGTGATCGGGCGCGGCGCATTCAGCGAG GTGGCGGTGGTGAAGATGAAGAGGACGTCGCAGGTGTACGCCATGAAGATCATGAACAAGTGGGACATGCTGAAGCGGGGCGAG gtgtCCTGTTTCCGCGAGGAGCGGGACGTGCTGGTGAACGGAGACAAGCGCTGGATCACCCAGCTGCACTTCGCCTTCCAGGACGAGAACTATCTG TACCTGGTGATGGAGTACTACGTGGGGGGTGACCTCCTGACGCTGCTGAGCAAATTCGGGGACCGCATCCCCCTGGACATGGCCCGCTTTTACCTGGCCGAGATGGTGATGGCCATCGACTCCATCCACCGCCTGGGCTACGTGCACAG agACATCAAACCCGACAACATCCTGCTCGACCGCTGCGGGCACATCCGCCTGGGGGACTTCGGCTCCTGCCTCAAGCTCCGGGAGGACGGCACG ATCTGCTCGTCGGTGGCAGTGGGGACCCCTGATTACCTGTCCCCTGAGATCCTGCAGGCCGTGGAGGACGGGAGCCACTCGTACGGCACCGAGTGCGACTGGTGGTCCCTGGGTGTCTTCGCCTATGAGATGTTCTTCGGGCACACGCCCTTCTTCGCCGACTCCATCGTTGAGACCTACGGCAAGATCATCCACTTCaag GAGCACTTTCGCTTCCCGCTCTCGGCGCCGGATGTGCCGGACGACGCCCGGGCCCTGATTCAAGGGCTGCTCTGCCCCCGGGAGACGCGGCTGGGCCGGAACGGGGTGCGGGACTTCCGGGAGCACCCCTTCTTCGCCGGCGTGGACTGGGAGGGGCTGCGGGCGTTCACCCCGCCCTTCGCCCCCGAGTTCGCCAACGCCACCGACACCTCCAACTTCGACGTGGTGGACGACTGCCTGACGGACATG GAGACACTGTCAGACGTGCTGGAGAGCTCCCCGCTGGGCGTGCACCTGCCCTTCGTGGGCTTCTCCTACACCAGCACCAGCCTCAA ACAGAATGAGCCGGGGGACAGGGGCCGGGAAATCGCCATGGAGCTGGAGTGCGACCGGGGCCGCCCCCCGCAGgagcagccccccaacctgccccctgAAGACCTG GCCTGCAAGGCGCCCGACGGGCAGAAGCTGGATCTCGCCGCCTTcctggagctgcaggcggccTTCGAGTCGGAGCTGCACACGCGGGAAGGGCTGCGCCAGGAGCTCAGCATGGTCAAGGTGGCCAACCAGACCTTCGCCAG ccgCCTGCAGGAGGCCGAGAGCCGCAACTTGGAACTGGAAGCTCAAATCAAGCGATTGGAGGCACAAATCGAGGGGATGAAACCACCCGGGGAGGAAG CTGCTGTGGGGCGGCCCCCCGGCTGCGGTGCCCCCTGGCCGTGCCGCACGGAGCACCCCGCTGAT CAAGGCGGCACCATGGCAGCGCGACTCTGTGAATACCCGCTTGTGGTACCTCTGTACCGCCACTTGCTGCTCTTTTCTAGG GTACCTAGGCCCTGCATCACCAAGGCGGGATACCTGCTCCTTTGTACCGGCGGCTTTGGGCTGGTGGTGCctggccaggacccgggcgagCCGTCCTGA
- the DMWD gene encoding dystrophia myotonica WD repeat-containing protein isoform X1: MEHPCGSASPQYTLLKQGEGFAVYACKSKSARNPLVKWAVGEGALNEFAFSPDGRYLACVSQDGCLRVFHFDSMLLQGMMKSYFGGLLCVCWSPDGRYIVTGGEDDLVTVWSFAEGRVIARGHGHKSWVNAVAFDPYTSSVEEEEPPELSGSDEEPQEPAHFGRVRTSSTLSRLSKHSTKSSPSVTYRFGSAGQDTQFCLWDLTEDVLYPHPPLSRARTLTNTFSSGIPSSVSGGSNLAGEPGVSSGGSILPRSLSRSNSLPHPAVTSAAKNQVADSAVPFSIGKFATLTLQERRDKNAEKEHKRYHSLGNISKSNDKISGAPRSKLDTAKVLGTALCPRIHEVPLLEPLVCKKIAHERLTVLLFLEDCIITACQEGLICTWARPGKANLPSQNGSSPSGTVV, encoded by the exons ATGGAGCACCCGTGCGGCTCCGCCTCACCCCAGTACACCCTCCTCAAGCAGGGCGAGGGCTTCGCCGTCTACGCCTGCAAGAGCAAAAGCGCCCGCAACCCACTGGTGAAGTGGGCGGTGGGCGAGGGGGCCCTCAACGAGTTCGCCTTCTCACCCGACGGCCGCTACCTGGCCTGCGTCAGCCAGGACGGCTGCCTCCGCGTCTTCCACTTCGACTCCATGCTGCTGCAGGGCATGATGAAGAGCTACTTTGGGGGGCTGCTGTGCGTCTGCTGGAGCCCTGACGGGCGCTACATCGTCACTGGCGGCGAAGACGACCTGGTGACCGTCTGGTCCTTTGCCGAGGGCCGGGTCATCGCCAGGGGGCACGGGCACAAGTCCTGGGTCAACGCGGTGGCCTTCGACCCCTACACCAGCAGCGTGGAGGAGGAGGAACCGCCGGAGCTAAGCGGCAGCGACGAGGAGCCCCAGGAGCCGGCCCACTTTGGCCGGGTGCGGACTAGCAGCACCCTGTCCCGCCTCTCCAAGCACAGCACCAAGAGCTCCCCCTCGGTGACCTACCGCTTCGGCTCGGCCGGCCAGGACACTCAGTTCTGCTTGTGGGACCTGACGGAGGACGTGCtgtacccccaccccccgctctcccgGGCCCGGACTCTCACAAACACCTTCAGCTCTGGCATCCCCTCCTCGGTGAGCGGCGGGAGCAACCTGGCTGGGGAGCCGGGGGTCAGCAGCGGGGGGTCCATCCTGCCCCGCTCGCTCTCGCGCTCCAACAGCCTGCCCCACCCGGCCGTTACCAGCGCCGCCAAGAACCAGGTGGCGGACAGCGCCGTGCCCTTCAGCATCGGCAAGTTCGCCACGCTCACCCTGCAGGAGCGCCGGGACAAGAACGCCGAGAAGGAGCACAAGCGGTATCACAGCCTGGGCAACATCAGTAAGAGCAACGACAAGATCAGCGGGGCGCCCCGGAGCAAGCTGGACACGGCCAAGGTCTTGGGCACGGCCCTCTGCCCCCGCATCCACGAGGTGCCCCTGCTGGAGCCCCTGGTCTGCAAGAAGATTGCCCACGAGCGGCTGACGGTGCTGCTCTTCCTGGAGGACTGCATCATCACCGCCTGCCAGGAGGGGCTCATCTGCACCTGGGCCAGGCCTGGGAAAGCC AACCTCCCCTCTCAGAACGGCAGCTCGCCCAGTGGCACTGTGGTATAA
- the DMWD gene encoding dystrophia myotonica WD repeat-containing protein isoform X2 produces MEHPCGSASPQYTLLKQGEGFAVYACKSKSARNPLVKWAVGEGALNEFAFSPDGRYLACVSQDGCLRVFHFDSMLLQGMMKSYFGGLLCVCWSPDGRYIVTGGEDDLVTVWSFAEGRVIARGHGHKSWVNAVAFDPYTSSVEEEEPPELSGSDEEPQEPAHFGRVRTSSTLSRLSKHSTKSSPSVTYRFGSAGQDTQFCLWDLTEDVLYPHPPLSRARTLTNTFSSGIPSSVSGGSNLAGEPGVSSGGSILPRSLSRSNSLPHPAVTSAAKNQVADSAVPFSIGKFATLTLQERRDKNAEKEHKRYHSLGNISKSNDKISGAPRSKLDTAKVLGTALCPRIHEVPLLEPLVCKKIAHERLTVLLFLEDCIITACQEGLICTWARPGKAGCCWPR; encoded by the exons ATGGAGCACCCGTGCGGCTCCGCCTCACCCCAGTACACCCTCCTCAAGCAGGGCGAGGGCTTCGCCGTCTACGCCTGCAAGAGCAAAAGCGCCCGCAACCCACTGGTGAAGTGGGCGGTGGGCGAGGGGGCCCTCAACGAGTTCGCCTTCTCACCCGACGGCCGCTACCTGGCCTGCGTCAGCCAGGACGGCTGCCTCCGCGTCTTCCACTTCGACTCCATGCTGCTGCAGGGCATGATGAAGAGCTACTTTGGGGGGCTGCTGTGCGTCTGCTGGAGCCCTGACGGGCGCTACATCGTCACTGGCGGCGAAGACGACCTGGTGACCGTCTGGTCCTTTGCCGAGGGCCGGGTCATCGCCAGGGGGCACGGGCACAAGTCCTGGGTCAACGCGGTGGCCTTCGACCCCTACACCAGCAGCGTGGAGGAGGAGGAACCGCCGGAGCTAAGCGGCAGCGACGAGGAGCCCCAGGAGCCGGCCCACTTTGGCCGGGTGCGGACTAGCAGCACCCTGTCCCGCCTCTCCAAGCACAGCACCAAGAGCTCCCCCTCGGTGACCTACCGCTTCGGCTCGGCCGGCCAGGACACTCAGTTCTGCTTGTGGGACCTGACGGAGGACGTGCtgtacccccaccccccgctctcccgGGCCCGGACTCTCACAAACACCTTCAGCTCTGGCATCCCCTCCTCGGTGAGCGGCGGGAGCAACCTGGCTGGGGAGCCGGGGGTCAGCAGCGGGGGGTCCATCCTGCCCCGCTCGCTCTCGCGCTCCAACAGCCTGCCCCACCCGGCCGTTACCAGCGCCGCCAAGAACCAGGTGGCGGACAGCGCCGTGCCCTTCAGCATCGGCAAGTTCGCCACGCTCACCCTGCAGGAGCGCCGGGACAAGAACGCCGAGAAGGAGCACAAGCGGTATCACAGCCTGGGCAACATCAGTAAGAGCAACGACAAGATCAGCGGGGCGCCCCGGAGCAAGCTGGACACGGCCAAGGTCTTGGGCACGGCCCTCTGCCCCCGCATCCACGAGGTGCCCCTGCTGGAGCCCCTGGTCTGCAAGAAGATTGCCCACGAGCGGCTGACGGTGCTGCTCTTCCTGGAGGACTGCATCATCACCGCCTGCCAGGAGGGGCTCATCTGCACCTGGGCCAGGCCTGGGAAAGCC GGATGCTGCTGGCCCAGGTGA